A part of Nitrospirota bacterium genomic DNA contains:
- a CDS encoding adenylyl-sulfate reductase subunit alpha, producing the protein MEKETCTFSYCKKPEVTEVECDLLIIGGGMAGCGAAFEGCAWANPKKLKVVLVDKAATDRSGAVAMGLSAINTYIGENKVVDYVKYVRNDLMGIIREDLVYDLGRHVDDSVHLFEEWGLPIWKKGDDGFSIDGHEAKEQGKPMLKDGGTPVRSGKWQIMINGESYKVVVAEAAKKALETNRAATGMAQNHFERVFIVKPVMDVNGKNVAAAIGFSTRENKIYSFKAKAMVCASAGAVNCFRPRSVGEGMGRTWYPVFSCGSGYAFGMEAGAELTLMENRFVPGRFKDGYGPVGAWFLFFKAKATDSYGEDYCANKEYFDDAVARYGDYAKGLGTAIRNHLMMRAMKDGKGPILMNTHTAMAEFSARIKEQLGEKAGAKKLKHLEAEAWEDFLDMAIGQASLWAANNVEPEKVPSEIMPTEPYLLGSHAGCAGFWVSGPGDIPGTPEHYTWGYNRMSTVPGLFMAGDVVGASGHKFSSGSHAEGRQAAKAAIAYILDNPDYKPTPKKSLDEIAAELYLPFEIYEKYKTYTTAPEVNPHYIGPKALQARLMKIADEYFGGVATWYMTSKTMLEEGLKKLELLKEDASRMAAKDLHELLRCWENFHRILAVEAHARHILFREESRYPGYYYRGDFNKIDDANWKCFTNSRYNVETNTWEFKKVPYVQMFQ; encoded by the coding sequence ATGGAAAAAGAAACTTGTACATTTTCATATTGTAAGAAACCTGAAGTAACAGAAGTAGAATGCGACCTTCTTATCATTGGTGGTGGTATGGCAGGTTGTGGTGCAGCATTCGAAGGATGTGCCTGGGCTAACCCCAAGAAGCTTAAAGTCGTATTGGTTGATAAGGCTGCTACTGATAGAAGCGGTGCTGTAGCAATGGGTCTTTCTGCTATCAATACCTATATAGGTGAGAATAAAGTTGTAGATTATGTCAAATATGTAAGAAATGACCTGATGGGAATAATCAGGGAAGATCTTGTATATGACCTTGGCAGGCATGTTGATGATTCAGTTCACCTTTTTGAAGAATGGGGTCTGCCAATCTGGAAAAAAGGCGATGATGGATTCTCAATAGATGGTCATGAGGCAAAAGAACAGGGCAAACCCATGCTCAAAGATGGAGGAACTCCTGTTAGATCAGGTAAATGGCAGATAATGATCAATGGTGAATCATACAAGGTTGTTGTTGCAGAGGCTGCAAAGAAGGCACTTGAGACCAACAGAGCTGCTACTGGTATGGCGCAGAACCATTTTGAAAGGGTATTCATTGTAAAACCAGTAATGGATGTAAATGGGAAAAATGTAGCTGCAGCAATCGGATTTAGCACAAGAGAGAACAAGATTTATTCCTTTAAAGCAAAAGCAATGGTATGCGCATCTGCTGGAGCAGTCAATTGCTTTAGACCAAGGTCAGTTGGTGAAGGTATGGGAAGAACCTGGTATCCAGTATTTAGCTGTGGTTCTGGTTATGCCTTTGGCATGGAGGCAGGTGCAGAATTAACATTAATGGAGAATAGATTTGTTCCTGGAAGATTTAAGGACGGTTATGGTCCAGTTGGTGCATGGTTCCTGTTCTTTAAGGCAAAAGCAACAGACAGCTATGGCGAAGATTATTGCGCAAATAAAGAATATTTCGATGATGCAGTTGCGAGATATGGCGACTATGCAAAAGGACTGGGCACTGCCATCAGAAACCATCTTATGATGAGAGCTATGAAAGATGGTAAAGGTCCTATTCTCATGAATACCCACACTGCTATGGCTGAGTTCTCTGCAAGAATTAAAGAGCAACTTGGTGAGAAAGCAGGAGCAAAGAAACTGAAACACCTCGAGGCTGAGGCATGGGAAGACTTCCTCGATATGGCAATTGGACAGGCATCACTCTGGGCAGCAAACAATGTTGAACCAGAAAAAGTTCCTTCAGAGATTATGCCTACAGAGCCTTATCTGCTTGGTTCACATGCTGGATGCGCAGGTTTCTGGGTTAGCGGTCCCGGTGATATACCAGGAACTCCTGAACATTACACATGGGGATATAACAGAATGTCTACAGTCCCAGGTCTATTCATGGCTGGAGACGTTGTAGGTGCCTCAGGACATAAATTCTCATCTGGTTCACATGCAGAGGGAAGGCAGGCAGCAAAGGCTGCAATAGCATACATACTCGATAATCCAGATTACAAGCCAACACCTAAAAAATCCCTTGACGAGATAGCGGCTGAACTCTATCTGCCATTTGAGATCTATGAAAAATACAAAACTTATACAACAGCTCCTGAAGTTAATCCTCACTATATTGGTCCAAAGGCACTTCAGGCAAGATTAATGAAGATAGCTGATGAGTATTTTGGTGGTGTAGCAACATGGTATATGACATCAAAGACAATGCTTGAAGAAGGACTAAAGAAGCTTGAACTGCTCAAAGAGGATGCAAGCAGAATGGCGGCAAAAGACCTCCATGAACTTCTCAGATGCTGGGAAAACTTCCACAGAATTCTGGCGGTCGAAGCACATGCAAGACACATCCTCTTTAGAGAGGAGTCCAGATATCCTGGTTACTATTATAGAGGCGACTTCAACAAGATCGACGATGCTAACTGGAAGTGCTTTACAAATTCCAGATACAATGTTGAGACCAATACCTGGGAGTTTAAGAAAGTACCATACGTTCAGATGTTCCAGTAA
- a CDS encoding CoB--CoM heterodisulfide reductase iron-sulfur subunit A family protein, translating into MAENKKVLVVGGGMSGLTAAIEVAEAGYEAHIVERNPYLGGRVAQINKYFWKLCPPNCGLEIQFKRIRNNPKIKFYTLAEVEDIKGEEGNFEATIKLNPRYVNDKCVGCDACAQACPAYRDNEFNFGMNKTKAAYLPSSQVFPFMYIIDDKACPKDCKKPCLDACKYNAIDFNMKPETIKLNVGAVVLATGWNPYDMTKLDILGAGKIKNVISNMMMERLASPDGPTNGKIVRPSDGKEIKNIAFVQCAGSRDENHLPFCSYICCLATLKHAMYIREQYPEAKIQIFYIDIRTPGLYEHRFYAKIKDDPNVIFTKGKVAQITEDAVTKDVTVVAEDIYGGGKIKATFDMVVLATGMEPSTKSSKVGIDVPYNPDGLVDDALLKKGVYAVGTLKSPADVARSVQDATGAAIKCIQSIKRR; encoded by the coding sequence ATGGCAGAAAATAAAAAAGTTCTTGTTGTTGGAGGCGGTATGAGCGGGTTGACCGCTGCTATCGAGGTTGCAGAAGCGGGATACGAAGCTCATATTGTGGAGAGAAACCCATATCTGGGCGGGAGGGTTGCTCAGATAAATAAGTACTTCTGGAAGCTTTGCCCACCGAACTGCGGACTTGAGATTCAGTTCAAGAGAATAAGAAACAATCCAAAGATCAAATTTTATACTCTTGCAGAGGTAGAGGATATCAAGGGCGAAGAAGGTAACTTTGAGGCTACGATAAAGTTGAACCCTCGATATGTAAATGACAAGTGTGTAGGATGTGATGCTTGTGCTCAAGCCTGCCCTGCATACAGGGATAATGAATTCAACTTTGGAATGAATAAGACAAAAGCAGCATATCTTCCTTCCTCACAGGTATTCCCATTTATGTACATAATTGATGATAAGGCCTGTCCAAAAGACTGTAAGAAGCCATGCCTTGATGCATGCAAATACAATGCAATTGATTTTAACATGAAACCTGAAACAATCAAACTTAATGTTGGAGCAGTCGTTTTAGCAACAGGCTGGAACCCATATGACATGACCAAACTGGATATTTTAGGTGCAGGTAAAATAAAAAATGTTATATCAAATATGATGATGGAACGATTAGCATCACCAGATGGACCTACCAATGGCAAAATTGTTAGACCCTCTGATGGTAAAGAGATAAAAAACATAGCATTCGTTCAATGTGCAGGCTCAAGAGACGAAAACCATCTTCCTTTTTGTTCTTATATATGTTGTCTTGCTACATTAAAACATGCAATGTATATAAGAGAACAATATCCTGAAGCAAAGATTCAGATTTTCTATATAGACATCAGAACTCCCGGGCTATATGAGCACAGGTTCTATGCAAAAATAAAAGATGATCCAAATGTTATATTTACAAAAGGAAAAGTTGCACAAATCACAGAGGATGCTGTAACAAAAGATGTTACGGTTGTTGCAGAGGACATTTATGGAGGTGGAAAAATCAAGGCGACTTTTGATATGGTCGTTTTAGCGACTGGGATGGAACCCTCAACAAAGAGTTCAAAAGTTGGCATAGATGTGCCTTATAATCCTGATGGGCTGGTTGATGATGCGTTACTTAAAAAAGGAGTTTATGCAGTTGGAACACTAAAGAGCCCGGCAGATGTTGCAAGATCGGTTCAGGATGCCACAGGTGCAGCAATAAAGTGCATCCAGAGTATAAAGAGGAGGTAG
- a CDS encoding IMP cyclohydrolase produces MSDIKKMYRTIMSDHFPDEMIIRFGEQTLIYKKRTWKILDEKTGELIEKGLRYGENPGQEAALYELINGNLVLGGCQFIEPANGLVSSITEEDMIQAGKHPGKTNLTDLDNGLNILKFLMDRPAAVILKHNNPCGAAYGNSLSDAYEKANMADRIAAFGGCLVLNRTMDKATAELVARNYLEVVAAPDFEEGTVNILSKRKNLRIIRISKIYELAKYRTLRYIDFKSLIDGGVIVQQSPLNKIQSKDDFLPAKTTYQGKEYIIERMPTEKEYSDMIFGWSVEQGITSNSVIYVKDGVTVGIGTGEQDRVGVAEIAIFKAYTKYADALCYKRYGIPYKAFELDVRNGKRRKDLLLEIDEETQKKKGGLIGSIMVSDAFFPFRDGVDVAIKEGISGIVQPGGSERDFESITACNEANPKVTMVFTGQRAFKH; encoded by the coding sequence ATGTCTGATATTAAAAAAATGTATCGCACAATAATGTCTGATCATTTTCCTGATGAGATGATTATTCGATTTGGAGAGCAGACTTTAATATATAAAAAAAGAACATGGAAAATATTAGATGAGAAAACAGGAGAACTGATCGAAAAGGGTCTTCGGTATGGTGAAAATCCTGGGCAGGAAGCCGCGCTTTATGAATTAATAAATGGTAATCTTGTCCTTGGAGGATGCCAGTTTATAGAACCGGCTAATGGACTTGTTAGCAGTATTACTGAAGAAGATATGATACAAGCAGGAAAGCATCCTGGAAAAACTAATCTTACTGATCTTGACAATGGATTGAATATCCTCAAATTTCTTATGGACAGACCTGCAGCGGTTATCCTAAAACATAACAATCCATGTGGTGCTGCATATGGAAATTCACTATCTGATGCATATGAGAAAGCAAATATGGCTGATAGAATTGCTGCATTTGGTGGGTGTCTGGTTTTAAACAGAACAATGGATAAAGCAACAGCCGAACTTGTTGCAAGAAATTATCTGGAAGTGGTTGCTGCACCTGATTTTGAAGAAGGAACTGTGAATATTCTCTCGAAGAGGAAAAATCTGAGGATTATACGTATTAGTAAAATTTATGAATTAGCGAAATACAGAACCCTTAGGTATATTGATTTTAAATCGCTAATTGATGGGGGAGTTATTGTCCAGCAATCCCCGTTGAATAAAATTCAGTCAAAGGATGACTTTCTGCCTGCAAAGACAACTTATCAGGGGAAAGAATATATTATCGAAAGAATGCCAACAGAAAAAGAATATTCTGATATGATTTTTGGTTGGAGCGTGGAACAGGGTATAACCTCGAACTCGGTTATTTATGTAAAAGATGGTGTGACTGTAGGTATCGGGACCGGTGAACAGGACAGAGTAGGTGTTGCTGAAATTGCAATTTTTAAAGCATATACAAAATATGCTGATGCATTATGCTATAAACGATATGGAATACCATATAAAGCTTTTGAACTTGATGTGAGAAATGGAAAAAGGAGAAAAGATTTACTCCTTGAGATAGATGAGGAAACGCAGAAGAAAAAAGGCGGTCTGATTGGTTCAATAATGGTCTCAGATGCGTTTTTTCCTTTCAGGGATGGAGTTGATGTTGCGATTAAGGAGGGTATTTCAGGAATTGTTCAGCCAGGTGGCTCTGAAAGGGATTTTGAATCAATTACAGCCTGTAATGAAGCAAATCCAAAGGTTACAATGGTATTTACAGGTCAGAGGGCATTTAAACACTAA
- the qmoC gene encoding quinone-interacting membrane-bound oxidoreductase complex subunit QmoC, whose product MAQETIASPDVKFVDEIIKGGGESLKKCYQCATCSVVCNLTPENKPFPRKEMLYAQWGLKDKLLPNPDIWLCHQCSDCTAYCPRGAKPGEVLNAVRKLSIEHYSVPQFLGKAVGSKQHLVILLAIPVVIFLIILASLGHLNLTKIPLNEKGQISYHEFLPSLYIDSVFVPVAIFAVVCLAIGISRYWKDMLRAAGPVTPKMSISNAIVSTVNEILSHSRFEKCNLTKIRKISHFLVFYSFIGLAITTAWAVVYLYGPPIMKLLGLKPFSWMLGPSPYPLTNPVKWLANASALGLLAGISLVISNRLKNQEKAGKGGYYDWLFIYIVFAIMATGILSELFRLANIAVLAYIIYFAHLVVVFFLFAYAPFSKMAHMVYRATAMVFAKYTQREP is encoded by the coding sequence ATGGCACAAGAAACCATTGCATCACCTGACGTAAAATTTGTAGATGAAATAATCAAAGGAGGAGGTGAATCGCTTAAGAAGTGTTACCAATGTGCTACCTGCTCTGTTGTATGCAATTTAACACCTGAAAATAAGCCCTTTCCAAGAAAGGAGATGTTATATGCTCAATGGGGTCTAAAAGATAAACTTCTACCCAACCCTGATATATGGCTCTGTCATCAATGTAGTGATTGCACAGCGTATTGCCCAAGGGGAGCTAAGCCAGGTGAGGTCCTTAATGCAGTAAGAAAATTGTCCATCGAACATTATTCAGTCCCACAATTCCTTGGAAAGGCTGTGGGTAGCAAACAGCATCTTGTTATTCTTCTTGCAATTCCAGTTGTAATTTTTTTGATAATACTTGCCTCTCTTGGACATTTAAACCTTACAAAAATACCTCTGAATGAAAAAGGTCAGATATCGTATCATGAGTTTTTACCTTCTCTATATATTGACAGTGTTTTTGTACCAGTAGCAATCTTTGCTGTTGTTTGTCTTGCTATTGGCATTTCAAGATATTGGAAAGATATGTTACGTGCAGCAGGACCGGTAACTCCTAAAATGAGTATTTCTAATGCTATTGTCTCAACAGTTAATGAAATCTTATCACATAGTCGCTTTGAAAAGTGTAATTTGACAAAAATACGAAAAATATCGCATTTCCTTGTTTTCTATAGTTTTATAGGGCTTGCAATCACAACAGCATGGGCAGTTGTATATCTTTACGGACCCCCTATTATGAAATTATTAGGATTAAAACCATTTAGCTGGATGCTTGGTCCTTCTCCTTATCCGTTGACCAATCCTGTAAAGTGGCTTGCCAATGCAAGTGCCTTAGGTCTTTTGGCAGGTATAAGCCTTGTTATTAGTAACAGGTTAAAAAATCAGGAAAAGGCTGGAAAGGGTGGTTATTATGATTGGCTCTTTATATATATAGTTTTTGCAATTATGGCTACAGGTATATTGTCTGAATTATTTAGATTAGCAAATATCGCGGTGCTTGCATATATAATATATTTTGCTCACCTTGTTGTGGTTTTTTTCCTGTTTGCATATGCTCCTTTTTCAAAAATGGCTCATATGGTATACAGGGCAACAGCAATGGTCTTTGCAAAATATACACAACGGGAACCTTAA
- a CDS encoding YkgJ family cysteine cluster protein, which translates to MPSMKDVEPSKLSMNSGFKFRCHKGIKCFTKCCSKINILLTPYDIVRMKKRLGMSSEEFLEKYTVMEIDEKSTLPLVRLKMLNDDEKKCPFVTPEGCTIYTDRPANCRYYPIGQGTLRKGTDKGPVNEEFYFFIKEPHCFGYQENTKWTIQTWRSDQGVDIYDEMNREWKEIQLRRNPLMEALDSNKQAQIYTACYDMERFRRFIFESRFLDIFEIEPTEVENIKTDDIALMKLGFRYSKYILLLEETMKVREDYKKQK; encoded by the coding sequence TTGCCAAGCATGAAGGATGTAGAGCCATCAAAGCTCTCAATGAACTCAGGATTTAAATTTAGATGCCACAAAGGTATTAAGTGTTTTACAAAATGCTGTAGTAAGATCAATATACTTCTTACCCCATACGATATTGTGAGAATGAAAAAGAGACTCGGTATGAGCTCTGAAGAATTTCTCGAAAAATATACAGTTATGGAGATTGATGAGAAATCTACACTTCCTTTGGTAAGATTGAAGATGTTAAATGACGATGAAAAAAAATGTCCATTTGTTACACCAGAAGGGTGTACTATTTATACAGACCGTCCAGCTAACTGTCGCTATTATCCGATTGGTCAGGGAACCCTCAGAAAGGGAACGGATAAGGGACCTGTTAATGAAGAGTTTTATTTTTTTATTAAAGAACCACATTGTTTTGGATACCAGGAAAATACTAAATGGACAATACAGACCTGGAGATCTGACCAGGGAGTTGATATATATGATGAGATGAACAGAGAGTGGAAAGAGATCCAATTAAGGAGAAATCCCTTAATGGAAGCCCTTGATTCTAATAAACAGGCACAGATTTATACTGCATGCTATGATATGGAGCGGTTCAGGAGATTTATTTTTGAGAGCAGGTTCCTTGACATTTTTGAGATTGAACCGACCGAAGTAGAAAATATAAAGACTGACGATATTGCTCTAATGAAACTCGGTTTCAGATATTCAAAATATATTCTCCTGCTTGAAGAAACGATGAAGGTGAGGGAGGATTACAAGAAACAAAAATAA
- a CDS encoding FAD-dependent oxidoreductase has protein sequence MEKKYGVYICKGCGIGDSINIEKLAKAAKRGPIKEEQIKIHDILCSPEALQMIKNDIKKDGVNTIIIAACSPRVKFEEFDFPGTITERVNLREFVAWMQEPNTEETQSLAEDYIVMGIVKAQKGDLPEPSILENLSNDILVVGGGITGMTAALDAAKAGYKVFLVEKEPQLGGFANKLYKKIPTRDYKEPVFVDTDIDKIIKEVESHPNIKVYKSSKIQKTAGQPGLFDVTISTNGSSETVKIGAIVMATGWVPYDATKLDYLGYGVSPNVVTNVEFEEIAKKGNGKILRPSDGKEAKKVAFIQCAGQRDPDHLPYCSSMCCATSLKQARYVRQNKDATAMIFYKDIRTPGRLEAFYKEAQNDPGVMLTKGDVKGVSDAGNGNLFVDIENSLLGEKVKVEADLVVLATGMVPTTRAPQEYLDGLTQISTQGDEAKKAYLESTPKPEYILNLDYRQGPEIPSLEGAYGFADSNFICFQYETRRTGVYAAGCVRQPMNMTEAQEDAAGAAFKAIQCIDHVAKGMAVHPRAWDLTFPDPQLIRCTACKRCTEECPFGAIDEDEKGIPYYKVNRCRRCGTCMGACPERIVSFKDYSVDIIGSMIKSVDVPEEEFRIICLVCENDAYPALDTAALNRKKIDSSVRFIPLRCLGGMNLVWIADAFSKGIDGFLLLGCKFGENYQCHFVKGSELANYRFSKVGETLNKLQLEADRVKLLQVAIDEYPKLPDLINEFVERVKEIGPNPFKEF, from the coding sequence ATGGAGAAAAAATATGGTGTTTATATATGTAAAGGATGCGGTATCGGAGATTCCATTAATATAGAAAAACTTGCAAAAGCAGCAAAACGTGGTCCTATAAAAGAGGAGCAGATTAAGATACACGATATTCTTTGTAGCCCTGAAGCTTTGCAGATGATAAAAAATGACATAAAGAAGGATGGTGTTAACACTATTATTATAGCTGCATGCTCTCCGCGTGTAAAATTCGAAGAGTTCGACTTTCCAGGAACAATAACTGAAAGGGTAAATTTACGTGAATTTGTTGCTTGGATGCAAGAACCAAATACAGAGGAAACCCAGAGCCTCGCAGAAGACTATATTGTTATGGGTATAGTCAAAGCACAGAAAGGTGACCTTCCAGAACCTTCAATACTTGAAAACCTTAGTAATGATATTTTAGTCGTTGGTGGTGGAATAACAGGAATGACAGCAGCCCTCGATGCAGCCAAAGCAGGATATAAAGTTTTTCTGGTAGAAAAAGAACCTCAACTTGGAGGTTTCGCGAACAAACTATACAAAAAAATTCCAACGAGAGATTATAAAGAACCAGTTTTTGTTGATACAGATATTGATAAGATAATAAAAGAAGTTGAAAGTCATCCAAATATTAAAGTTTATAAATCATCAAAAATACAGAAGACTGCCGGACAACCTGGTTTATTTGATGTTACAATTTCTACAAATGGAAGCTCTGAGACAGTAAAAATCGGTGCAATTGTTATGGCTACTGGCTGGGTTCCTTATGATGCAACAAAACTTGATTATCTTGGATATGGAGTTTCCCCAAATGTTGTTACAAATGTTGAGTTTGAGGAAATTGCAAAGAAGGGAAATGGAAAAATCTTAAGACCTTCTGACGGAAAGGAAGCTAAAAAGGTTGCTTTTATTCAATGTGCTGGACAGCGAGATCCTGATCACCTTCCCTATTGTTCCTCCATGTGTTGTGCAACATCTTTGAAACAGGCTCGCTATGTGCGACAGAATAAAGACGCAACAGCAATGATTTTTTATAAAGACATACGGACTCCAGGCAGGCTCGAGGCATTTTATAAAGAGGCACAGAATGACCCTGGAGTTATGCTCACAAAAGGAGATGTTAAAGGTGTTTCAGACGCTGGGAATGGGAATCTTTTTGTTGATATAGAAAATTCTTTACTTGGGGAAAAGGTAAAAGTTGAGGCTGACCTTGTTGTCCTTGCAACTGGTATGGTGCCAACCACACGTGCTCCTCAGGAGTATCTTGATGGTTTAACGCAAATATCTACACAAGGTGATGAAGCTAAAAAGGCTTATTTAGAATCAACACCCAAACCAGAATACATACTTAATCTTGATTACAGGCAAGGGCCAGAAATACCTTCACTGGAAGGTGCTTATGGTTTTGCTGATTCTAATTTTATATGTTTCCAATATGAAACAAGAAGGACAGGAGTATATGCTGCAGGATGTGTGAGACAGCCTATGAATATGACAGAAGCACAGGAAGATGCTGCAGGGGCTGCTTTCAAGGCGATTCAATGTATAGATCATGTAGCAAAAGGTATGGCAGTCCATCCGAGGGCCTGGGATTTGACATTCCCTGACCCACAGCTTATCCGGTGTACTGCTTGTAAGAGATGTACAGAGGAATGTCCTTTTGGAGCAATTGATGAAGACGAAAAAGGTATCCCTTATTATAAAGTGAATAGATGCAGGCGATGCGGAACCTGTATGGGAGCTTGTCCTGAAAGAATAGTATCATTTAAAGACTATAGTGTTGATATAATAGGTTCCATGATAAAATCAGTTGACGTTCCTGAAGAGGAATTCAGGATAATATGTCTTGTTTGTGAGAATGACGCTTATCCTGCTCTTGATACAGCAGCATTGAATCGTAAAAAAATTGATTCATCTGTTCGGTTTATCCCTCTTAGGTGTCTTGGTGGTATGAACCTTGTATGGATTGCTGATGCTTTCTCAAAAGGTATCGACGGATTTCTTCTTTTGGGATGTAAGTTTGGTGAAAATTATCAATGTCATTTTGTTAAAGGGAGTGAGCTTGCGAATTATCGTTTCAGCAAGGTAGGTGAAACTCTGAATAAGTTACAGCTTGAGGCAGACCGTGTCAAACTTTTACAGGTTGCTATTGATGAATATCCAAAGCTTCCAGATTTAATAAATGAATTCGTTGAAAGGGTTAAAGAAATAGGACCTAATCCGTTCAAGGAATTTTAG
- a CDS encoding sodium-translocating pyrophosphatase, protein MNQIIYFALLCGVASVVYALATTAWVMKQGTGNERMVFISNAVREGAQAFLRREYTTVAVVGVIILGILWVTLGFWTAAGFFLGAFGSAATGYIGMMVTVRSNVRTAQAAFGGLNNALKLAFKGGSVTGLMVVGLGLLSIAGFYLIVRSAEAEVDKAFHALVGLGFGCSLMSVFARIAGGIYTKAADVGADLVGKVEAGIPEDDPRNPAVIADNVGDNVGDCAGMAADLYETYVVTLVAAMLLAKTVFGPDSPWILFPLLIGGISILASIIGTYFVRLGKSQYIMGALYKGLAAAGILAAIAFYFASRWFLGLEGVQQTYTATGVFMTAVIGLALTALIVMITEYFTSKSFNPVKHIAAASQTGHATNIIAGLAVSMKSSSPVVIVICGAIIWAYWLGGGFSGNPGGGLFAIALSAVSMLSMTGIVVAIDSYGPITDNAGGIAEMAELPKEIRAITDPLDAVGNTTKAVTKGYAIGSAGLAALVLFAEYSRSFGEAILFDLSNPKVLVGLFIGGLLPFLFGSLLMEAVGKAAGGVVEEVRRQFRSIPGIMEGKAKPEYGTCVDIVTKGAIRQMMIPALIPVAAPIIVGFLIGKEALGGVLIGSIVTGLFMAIAMTSGGGAWDNAKKYIEDGAYGGKKSDAHKAAVTGDTVGDPYKDTAGPAINPMIKVVNIVALLIVPFIA, encoded by the coding sequence ATGAATCAAATAATCTATTTTGCTTTACTTTGCGGTGTAGCAAGCGTTGTTTATGCACTTGCTACAACAGCTTGGGTCATGAAACAGGGCACTGGTAACGAGCGCATGGTTTTTATTTCTAATGCAGTGCGTGAAGGTGCACAGGCATTTTTGAGACGTGAATATACAACTGTTGCAGTCGTCGGTGTTATCATTCTCGGAATCCTATGGGTTACTCTGGGTTTCTGGACAGCAGCTGGATTCTTTCTCGGAGCATTTGGCTCTGCTGCAACTGGATATATTGGGATGATGGTTACAGTTAGATCTAATGTCCGCACAGCACAAGCTGCATTCGGTGGTCTGAATAATGCTCTGAAACTTGCTTTTAAAGGTGGTTCAGTTACCGGACTCATGGTAGTCGGCCTTGGACTTCTCAGCATTGCAGGATTTTATTTAATTGTCAGGTCTGCTGAGGCTGAAGTTGATAAGGCATTTCATGCACTCGTCGGACTTGGTTTTGGTTGTTCATTAATGAGTGTCTTTGCACGTATTGCTGGTGGTATTTACACAAAGGCAGCAGACGTAGGGGCAGATCTTGTTGGTAAAGTTGAAGCAGGAATTCCTGAGGACGACCCGAGAAATCCTGCTGTTATTGCAGACAACGTTGGTGACAATGTCGGTGACTGTGCAGGTATGGCTGCAGACCTATATGAAACCTATGTCGTTACTCTTGTAGCTGCGATGTTGCTTGCAAAAACAGTTTTTGGTCCAGATAGTCCATGGATTTTATTTCCGCTTTTAATTGGTGGGATATCAATCCTAGCATCAATAATTGGGACTTATTTTGTTAGACTTGGCAAAAGTCAGTATATTATGGGAGCTCTATATAAGGGTCTTGCAGCCGCAGGTATACTTGCAGCCATAGCATTCTATTTTGCTTCTCGATGGTTTTTAGGATTAGAAGGTGTTCAACAGACATATACAGCAACAGGAGTGTTTATGACGGCAGTGATCGGATTAGCTCTTACGGCTCTCATTGTTATGATTACTGAATATTTCACCTCAAAGAGTTTCAATCCAGTTAAACATATTGCAGCAGCAAGTCAAACAGGACATGCTACAAATATTATTGCAGGACTTGCTGTAAGCATGAAGTCATCAAGCCCTGTAGTTATTGTCATATGTGGTGCAATAATATGGGCATACTGGCTTGGAGGCGGTTTCTCAGGCAATCCAGGCGGAGGACTTTTTGCGATTGCGCTCTCCGCAGTATCAATGCTTTCTATGACAGGAATTGTTGTTGCAATTGACTCATATGGTCCTATTACAGACAATGCTGGTGGTATTGCAGAGATGGCTGAACTACCAAAGGAAATACGTGCAATTACAGATCCTCTTGATGCAGTTGGAAATACAACAAAGGCAGTTACTAAGGGCTATGCTATTGGTTCAGCGGGTCTTGCAGCACTTGTTCTGTTTGCAGAATATTCAAGATCATTTGGTGAGGCAATATTGTTTGACCTATCAAATCCTAAGGTTCTTGTTGGGCTCTTTATCGGAGGTTTATTGCCATTCCTTTTCGGTTCTTTACTCATGGAGGCTGTTGGTAAGGCAGCTGGTGGTGTTGTTGAGGAGGTTAGAAGACAGTTCAGATCGATACCTGGTATTATGGAAGGGAAGGCAAAACCTGAATACGGCACTTGCGTTGATATTGTTACAAAAGGAGCAATCAGGCAGATGATGATTCCTGCACTGATTCCAGTTGCAGCTCCAATAATCGTTGGTTTTCTAATAGGCAAAGAGGCACTCGGTGGGGTTCTTATTGGAAGTATTGTCACTGGATTATTTATGGCAATTGCAATGACAAGCGGTGGTGGTGCATGGGACAATGCCAAAAAGTATATTGAAGATGGTGCATACGGTGGAAAGAAATCTGATGCTCATAAAGCTGCTGTTACGGGTGATACCGTGGGTGACCCATATAAAGATACAGCCGGTCCTGCTATTAACCCGATGATTAAGGTTGTTAACATTGTTGCCTTACTTATTGTTCCGTTCATAGCATAA